The genomic window ctatatattatattatttttatacaattattatacaaaacaataataaatattattttgtattacactTTAAACACGTTGAGTGTTGTATCGTGAAAACCTATAACCATAAATTTACTGATCAACTTTAGACCtacattttatgttcaaaaacCCCTAAGACGTGTATACATTAGACAAGTTACAGGGATCCTGCAGGCTATTCAAATCTAATTATTTGTACGATTATtctatttgtaaatatgaGTATGTTCTATTATGCtcctcatattattataattgtatggaTCATATAGGTGTACCTGCAATATGTTAACAGCTAAGCTGGTACTTGGATCTTGGTACGTCTGCAGTAATGACTTATGTTGTTGTTTTTCTGAATTTTGCAATTTATCTCGTTTATTTTCTTCTATTTCATGCACGCTTTTTGGTGCAATGATTTCACTCAATATACCTTCCACCAgctcttttattttatccttCGCTAAATCATGCACTACTTCGCCGACAGGCAATATACCTTCCACCTCTTTTATTTCATCCTTCGCTAAATCATGCACTACTTCGCCGACAGGTGATAATAATGACTGATATGTATTGAATGACATTGAAGGTATATCGATACAAGTCGAAAGTTCAGACAGTTGTGCATGTCCAATAccttttaatatagttttattttatttaaatagggctgttataataagtgttttctttttctaaattGAATAGTCTTACCTATAGCTACTGTTGAATTTACTATTGCTTTATTTATTGGAATGCATTCAATGTTCTTAGTATTTTCAGaagatatttgtttttcgataccgcaaattttacaatgaaaatagaatattgaGAAGTATCCATTTATTTCTTctcttttaaaaatcatatctgAAAATGAACATCCAAGTCCACCACTATGacgaatattttgaatttcgtTGAAAATATGACCTATATCAACTATTCTACGAccattcaaaatattcacgctacaaaataattaagaaaatatagatttacTTGTATTAgaaataggtaaaaaaattgtttaaatataatcatacttCAAAGATGTTGTACTGGACAGttcatttaatacaattgaaCGATGATCATTAATGTTCGATTTAATGTCAGTGCATctacaatagaaaatataataaaaaaatattaaaatcgtataacatataagaattaaacatattatttaagtataatcatACTTGAGAGATGTTGTACTAGGTAGTTCATTAGTTAAACCATGGTTAGTAATGTTCGATTCTATGTCACtatacaatagaaaaaaaaatagtaaaattgtattacatatgattatattatctctatatataaaaatgaatcccTATTTCCCTTGGTCACGGCATCACGTGCGAACGGCTTGACCGATTtcgctaattttttttttttgttgttgtatttGTAATTGTCAGGAGAAGGTTtttatgaaagaaaaaaattaaaaaaattacgggGTTAAAGGAATATAACGTGGTGGTGATGAAAATAGAGTGACCcaaaaaacaaacttaataataataataatattaaaaaaactaaaaaaaaaaaaaaaaaaaaaatttataagcaaaataaaaaaattattgtataaaataaataaaaaataaattaattaatagtgtaTTAATGTCTGAATTTGAACATTGGTTTGTCGACGGTACATCtatattcatacaaatataggtacactactagctgaccccgtgcacttcgttgcccgttaaaaatgccaatgctataatatgattcactaagacattttcattgaccacTTTTATTCTCAAAAAACTTGTTCAAGCACCACTTTAAAgtgcgaattttgtaaaatgctttcttattgcacactaaatttatggtacgattttacgaatttaccgtgtaaattgaaagcatcgatctatcattgcTCAGActctacgtttatcagtcagtgagttagtcaagtaataatattatagtcattctgcttGGTGTTGCTCGTGAGactcttatgattatgcgagcagtatattatcatgtaggtaATCCACCCGTGGTGGATTGCCGACCCCGCGAGATGTATACCTACGtacgtttattatatctaacccattaagtttcaaaatcatatcaatttttttttactacagtggataaaatattaaaatacaataatgagccatctcgtggttttcatattgttatgttagtctatttctgtgattttgagatttactgtgaacattgacttatttcgctaattcttatttttgttgttatggttttgacaaaatataacaacaggtcTACAACTATTGTATTCAATCATAACCAATAGCgaccttaatatagtttattttcttgctggaCAGTGACGTCATTACACTACATATCATTACATTTACAAGCATCTTCTCCTGCGACCAATAGGAGCGAAtcatcagtgaaaaatgttacaaaaacggggaaaataaataataataaaaaattgttactatggttaccgaaaataaaataataataataaaagtctaCGTAACAACAgaccattatttataataattcataactcTTTTGCTTATTAAGTAAGAGAATCGATCAAATGCCATAAACCTTTCCGCGATGAGctcttcaattaaaaaaaaatcattacgaTCAGTTCAGCAGTTTCCGAGAACATATCACTCAAAGGTTttcattttcacatttatatattagatttatgtatttaagtataatattgtagtaccAGTCGGTTTTGTATTATGTTCAGATTTAGATATTAACTCTAATTTCATTCGATTCgtaccacaaatttagtgtgcaataagaaagcattttacaaaattcgcattttaaaGTGTTGCTTGCACAagtttttgagaatcaaattggtcaatgaaaatgtctaagttttgaacaccgttaaactgaatattaaataacaaattaatcagaattggtatttttaatggGAAACAAAGTGAACGGGGTcagctagtatattatacataatatactttacacACTTAACTGCTGCTAGAAACCAGAGCAGcatgtattaaattagttattaaattcatttttgcgtaaaaaaatagtttttagatttaaaaatatggctTACTGAgtgatttttaatcaaaaacccTTTCATAAAAGTCGTAGAGAACAATATTTTGCAGGCAATGACTTTTcggtttttaatatatc from Aphis gossypii isolate Hap1 chromosome 1, ASM2018417v2, whole genome shotgun sequence includes these protein-coding regions:
- the LOC126549304 gene encoding uncharacterized protein LOC126549304 isoform X4, with the translated sequence MDLIHDFIEPPTPFPYRYRKCMFCKKSNIFKAAYKCKDCRKVCHRNCYKAFLEMKLKHEKELELMKSTIEIISNNETVKKTTDQCDIESNITNHGLTNELPSTTSLKCTDIKSNINDHRSIVLNELSSTTSLNVNILNGRRIVDIGHIFNEIQNIRHSGGLGCSFSDMIFKREEINGYFSIFYFHCKICGIEKQISSENTKNIECIPINKAIVNSTVAIGIGHAQLSELSTCIDIPSMSFNTYQSLLSPVGEVVHDLAKDEIKEVEGILPVGEVVHDLAKDKIKELVEGILSEIIAPKSVHEIEENKRDKLQNSEKQQHKSLLQTYQDPSTSLAVNILQDVQQIESNSVAVGEENFTLEENKDISAVNEDTKHEIGLDVQQIESNEVALGEENSALEENKDISAVNEDIKHETVIDIDTNELENVLDERSQKKSFWRWLIPFWGRNQVKTKSNSIKSNEYLMLNF
- the LOC126549304 gene encoding uncharacterized protein LOC126549304 isoform X1, with product MDLIHDFIEPPTPFPYRYRKCMFCKKSNIFKAAYKCKDCRKVCHRNCYKAFLEMKLKHEKELELMKSTIEIISNNETVKKTTDQCDIESNITNHGLTNELPSTTSLKCTDIKSNINDHRSIVLNELSSTTSLNVNILNGRRIVDIGHIFNEIQNIRHSGGLGCSFSDMIFKREEINGYFSIFYFHCKICGIEKQISSENTKNIECIPINKAIVNSTVAIGIGHAQLSELSTCIDIPSMSFNTYQSLLSPVGEVVHDLAKDEIKEVEGILPVGEVVHDLAKDKIKELVEGILSEIIAPKSVHEIEENKRDKLQNSEKQQHKSLLQTYQDPSTSLAVNILQDVQQIESNSVALGEENFTLEENKYISAVNEDTKHEIGLDVQQIESNEVALSEENSALEENKDITAVNEDIKHETVIDIDANELENVLDERSQKKSFWRWLIPFWGKNQVKTKSSSIKSNEYLMLNF
- the LOC126549304 gene encoding uncharacterized protein LOC126549304 isoform X9, with translation MNEVMYIVFFYNYVCFFVSVNSITCRNNASISNFRGDFRRQSEYPWCIIEVKTQNDIESNITNHGLTNELPSTTSLKCTDIKSNINDHRSIVLNELSSTTSLNVNILNGRRIVDIGHIFNEIQNIRHSGGLGCSFSDMIFKREEINGYFSIFYFHCKICGIEKQISSENTKNIECIPINKAIVNSTVAIGIGHAQLSELSTCIDIPSMSFNTYQSLLSPVGEVVHDLAKDEIKEVEGILPVGEVVHDLAKDKIKELVEGILSEIIAPKSVHEIEENKRDKLQNSEKQQHKSLLQTYQDPSTSLAVNILQDVQQIESNSVALGEENFTLEENKYISAVNEDTKHEIGLDVQQIESNEVALSEENSALEENKDITAVNEDIKHETVIDIDANELENVLDERSQKKSFWRWLIPFWGKNQVKTKSSSIKSNEYLMLNF